One region of Flavobacterium pisciphilum genomic DNA includes:
- a CDS encoding glycerophosphodiester phosphodiesterase: MSSIISLRNAIFLGGAVFLLSCTTDNNSQPVENVKYPTLTGANPIVVAHRGASGYLPEHTIEGYTKAIEMGADFIEPDLVMTKDGQLVVRHEPMLSGTTNVAEIPAFASKKTTKNLDGAMVTDWFVSDFTLAEIKQLKAKQAFAERSQEYNNKYAIPTFAEVIALAKQKSKELGRVVGIYPETKHPSFHEALSLKITDKLLEMLTAEGWNSAASPVYVQSFEVSNLQYIRSKSTVKTIQLLSCYNVAINGDLIFKVPQGEAISDGQPYDWYLKGDTRDFGFFRTQEGLDFVKTYATGIGPWKPFIISYKGTDANKDGKADDINGDGKVDDADKEALLPTTLITDAHKKGLQVHAYTFRNEAKRLLRNYNNNPILEYQAFYKLGLDGVFSDFTDTAVKAR; the protein is encoded by the coding sequence ATGAGTTCTATTATAAGTTTAAGAAATGCTATTTTTTTAGGGGGAGCTGTTTTTTTATTATCTTGTACTACAGATAATAATAGTCAGCCAGTGGAAAATGTAAAGTACCCAACTTTAACAGGGGCAAATCCTATTGTGGTTGCTCATAGAGGAGCATCAGGTTATTTGCCAGAGCATACCATCGAAGGGTATACTAAGGCGATTGAGATGGGAGCCGATTTTATAGAGCCAGATTTAGTAATGACAAAAGATGGACAACTTGTTGTACGACATGAGCCAATGTTATCGGGAACAACTAATGTTGCCGAGATTCCTGCTTTTGCTTCCAAAAAAACGACAAAGAACTTAGATGGAGCTATGGTGACTGATTGGTTTGTTTCAGATTTTACTCTAGCAGAAATAAAACAATTAAAGGCAAAACAGGCTTTTGCAGAGCGTTCACAAGAGTACAATAATAAGTATGCGATCCCAACATTTGCAGAAGTAATAGCTTTGGCAAAACAAAAATCGAAAGAATTAGGACGTGTTGTCGGAATTTATCCAGAAACAAAACACCCTTCTTTTCATGAAGCCTTAAGTCTAAAAATTACCGATAAGTTATTAGAAATGCTAACTGCTGAGGGGTGGAATAGTGCTGCATCTCCAGTCTATGTTCAGTCATTTGAAGTCTCAAATTTGCAATACATTAGAAGTAAATCAACAGTAAAAACAATTCAATTATTAAGTTGCTACAATGTGGCAATCAATGGAGATTTGATTTTTAAAGTTCCGCAAGGCGAAGCTATCTCTGATGGGCAACCGTATGATTGGTATCTAAAAGGAGATACTAGAGATTTTGGTTTCTTTAGAACACAAGAAGGATTGGATTTCGTTAAAACGTATGCGACAGGAATAGGTCCTTGGAAACCATTTATTATTTCTTATAAAGGAACAGATGCTAATAAAGATGGTAAGGCAGATGATATAAACGGAGATGGTAAAGTTGATGATGCTGATAAAGAAGCGTTGTTGCCAACGACTTTAATAACAGATGCGCATAAAAAAGGATTGCAAGTACATGCATATACGTTTAGAAACGAAGCAAAACGATTATTGCGTAATTACAATAATAACCCAATCTTAGAATATCAAGCTTTTTATAAGTTAGGATTGGATGGTGTGTTTTCAGATTTTACAGATACAGCAGTTAAGGCAAGATAA
- a CDS encoding LytR/AlgR family response regulator transcription factor: MTDEKFTFIKTDKKIIKLYFDTIAVIKGLGNYVQIITVDNTKYTYYKSLKDLIEVLPNEFMRVHNSYIVNLTTIDSIEDNHIIAKGNKVTIGKTYKECLINTLDKLML, from the coding sequence ATGACAGATGAAAAATTCACATTTATAAAAACCGATAAAAAGATAATCAAATTATACTTTGACACTATCGCTGTTATTAAAGGTTTGGGGAATTATGTCCAAATAATAACTGTTGACAATACGAAATATACTTATTACAAATCCCTGAAAGATTTAATCGAAGTATTACCCAATGAATTCATGAGAGTTCACAATTCATATATAGTTAATTTAACTACTATTGATAGTATCGAGGACAATCATATTATCGCCAAAGGGAACAAAGTAACTATTGGCAAAACCTACAAAGAGTGCTTGATTAATACGCTCGATAAACTCATGCTGTAA
- the fabD gene encoding ACP S-malonyltransferase yields the protein MKAYVFPGQGAQFTGMGKDLYENSALAKELFEKANEILGFRITDIMFEGTAEELKETKVTQPAVFLHSVILAKTLGEDFKPEMVAGHSLGEFSALVANGTLSFEDGLKLVSQRALAMQKACEITPSTMAAVLGLADNVVEEVCASIDGIVVAANYNCPGQLVISGETTAVEKACEAMKAAGAKRALLLPVGGAFHSPMMEPAREELAAAIEATTFSTPICPVYQNVTATAVSDANEIKKNLIIQLTAPVKWTQSVQQMIADGATLFTEVGPGKVLAGLIGKINKEAVTANA from the coding sequence ATGAAAGCATACGTATTTCCAGGTCAAGGCGCACAGTTTACAGGAATGGGCAAAGACTTATATGAAAATTCGGCTTTAGCCAAAGAATTATTCGAAAAAGCGAACGAAATATTAGGTTTCAGAATCACAGATATCATGTTTGAAGGTACTGCTGAGGAACTAAAAGAAACCAAAGTAACTCAACCTGCAGTATTCTTGCATTCGGTTATTTTAGCCAAAACTTTAGGAGAAGACTTTAAACCAGAAATGGTAGCTGGTCACTCTTTAGGAGAATTCTCTGCTTTGGTTGCAAACGGTACTTTGTCTTTTGAAGACGGATTAAAATTAGTTTCACAACGTGCTTTGGCAATGCAAAAAGCATGCGAAATTACTCCATCTACAATGGCGGCTGTTTTAGGATTAGCTGATAATGTAGTTGAAGAGGTTTGTGCTTCAATAGATGGAATTGTTGTTGCTGCAAATTACAACTGTCCTGGACAATTAGTAATTTCTGGTGAAACAACTGCTGTTGAAAAAGCTTGTGAAGCAATGAAAGCTGCTGGTGCAAAACGTGCTTTGTTATTACCTGTTGGTGGAGCATTTCACTCACCAATGATGGAGCCTGCAAGAGAAGAATTAGCTGCTGCGATTGAAGCAACAACTTTCTCTACTCCTATCTGTCCTGTATATCAAAATGTAACTGCTACTGCAGTTTCTGACGCAAATGAAATAAAAAAGAATTTAATCATTCAACTTACAGCTCCTGTAAAATGGACTCAATCTGTACAACAAATGATTGCTGATGGCGCTACTTTATTTACTGAAGTAGGTCCAGGAAAAGTTTTAGCTGGATTAATTGGAAAAATTAACAAAGAAGCAGTTACTGCAAATGCATAA
- a CDS encoding DUF983 domain-containing protein — translation MSYMITHVLRNECPNCHKGKVLDEKNIFFTFKFPKMNKVCSECGFKFEKEPGFFFGAMYMSYGLTVAQGIATYCIAQFFFEKNFDLRIIPIIAVVIIAFSFFNIRLSRLLWIYMFKNYSS, via the coding sequence ATGTCATATATGATCACCCATGTTTTACGAAATGAATGTCCTAATTGTCACAAAGGAAAAGTACTTGATGAGAAAAATATATTTTTCACATTCAAATTTCCAAAAATGAACAAAGTCTGTAGCGAATGCGGTTTTAAATTCGAGAAAGAACCAGGTTTCTTTTTCGGCGCCATGTACATGAGCTATGGACTAACAGTTGCACAAGGTATTGCTACTTACTGCATTGCTCAATTTTTCTTTGAAAAGAATTTTGATTTAAGAATTATCCCAATTATTGCCGTAGTAATCATTGCTTTTTCTTTTTTTAATATCCGACTTTCGAGATTGTTATGGATTTACATGTTTAAGAATTATTCAAGCTAA
- a CDS encoding AraC family transcriptional regulator has translation MKKYPIYSVANFSCGDTRSDFYVNSFTEHLKTHSFVEKPHRHDSYLMVFFTAGSGIHEIDFDRFEIKEGSLFLLQPGQIHFWSLSQDVEGFVVIFSQEMYNLYFGEKKINDYAFYSSINNKPEVYFDAKAIKGITPYFELLMRESKQKNKYQLDKMLNLLDSIHIEIARKYNDSEVHQVHSYNVKIKKFEELLELYFKANKSPSFYAEQLHITLKHLNRICNDILKKTATEVITDRVVLEIKRMLIDKQLAVNEIAEEVGYEDYSYFSRVFKKSTNLSPTEFRSLKK, from the coding sequence ATGAAAAAGTATCCAATTTATAGTGTTGCCAATTTTAGTTGTGGTGATACAAGAAGTGATTTTTATGTAAATTCTTTTACTGAACATTTAAAAACGCATAGTTTTGTTGAGAAGCCACATCGACATGATTCCTATTTGATGGTGTTTTTTACAGCAGGTTCAGGAATTCATGAGATTGATTTTGATCGTTTTGAAATAAAAGAAGGGAGTTTGTTTTTACTTCAGCCTGGGCAAATTCATTTCTGGAGTTTGTCACAAGATGTAGAGGGATTTGTGGTGATCTTTTCTCAGGAAATGTACAACCTGTATTTTGGTGAAAAAAAAATCAATGATTATGCTTTTTACAGTTCGATTAATAATAAGCCCGAAGTTTATTTTGATGCTAAAGCTATAAAAGGAATTACGCCTTATTTTGAATTGCTAATGCGAGAAAGCAAGCAAAAAAATAAATACCAATTGGATAAAATGCTTAATCTATTGGATTCCATTCATATTGAAATTGCAAGAAAATATAATGATTCTGAGGTTCATCAGGTGCATTCGTATAATGTGAAAATAAAAAAATTTGAAGAACTCCTAGAGCTGTATTTTAAGGCAAATAAATCGCCTTCGTTTTATGCTGAACAATTACATATTACCTTAAAACACCTTAACAGGATATGTAATGATATCTTGAAAAAAACTGCTACAGAAGTAATTACAGATCGTGTTGTTTTGGAAATAAAAAGAATGTTGATTGATAAACAGCTAGCAGTAAATGAAATTGCTGAAGAGGTGGGCTATGAAGATTATTCGTATTTCTCTCGAGTTTTTAAAAAATCTACTAATTTGTCGCCAACAGAATTTAGGAGCTTGAAGAAATGA
- a CDS encoding YceI family protein, which translates to MATTKWSIDPTHSEIGFKVKHMMFTNVSGKFNDYEATIASDENNFENATINFSADIKSIDTGNTDRDNHLRSADFFDIENSPKMTFKSNSFTKVNDGNYELSGKLNIRGTEKEVKLPVEFSGIMTDPWGNTKVGLNITGKINRKDWGLNWNSALEAGGVLVSDDVRLNIELQFAKQ; encoded by the coding sequence ATGGCAACTACAAAATGGTCAATTGACCCAACACACTCAGAAATTGGTTTTAAAGTAAAACACATGATGTTTACAAATGTTTCTGGTAAATTTAATGATTACGAAGCAACTATTGCTAGTGATGAGAATAACTTCGAAAATGCAACAATCAATTTTTCTGCAGATATCAAATCTATCGATACTGGAAATACTGACAGAGACAATCACTTAAGAAGTGCTGATTTCTTTGATATTGAAAACAGTCCAAAAATGACTTTCAAATCAAACTCTTTTACCAAAGTAAATGACGGAAACTATGAGCTTTCTGGTAAATTAAACATAAGAGGTACTGAAAAAGAAGTTAAACTTCCGGTAGAATTTAGCGGAATCATGACTGACCCATGGGGAAACACAAAAGTTGGTTTGAATATTACAGGAAAAATCAACCGTAAAGACTGGGGATTAAACTGGAATTCAGCATTAGAAGCTGGTGGAGTTTTAGTAAGTGATGATGTTCGTTTGAACATTGAATTACAATTTGCAAAACAATAA
- a CDS encoding (4Fe-4S)-binding protein, producing the protein MNPNDLTKEYTNGEVTIVWQSGKCIHSTNCVRNNPDVFHPKEKPWIQPENSNTDKIIETVKKCPSGALSFYMNKKK; encoded by the coding sequence ATGAATCCAAACGACCTAACAAAAGAATATACTAATGGAGAAGTAACCATAGTATGGCAATCTGGAAAATGTATTCATTCTACAAATTGCGTAAGAAACAATCCTGATGTCTTTCACCCCAAAGAAAAACCTTGGATACAACCTGAGAACTCAAATACAGATAAAATCATTGAAACAGTAAAGAAATGTCCTTCTGGTGCTTTGTCATTTTATATGAATAAAAAAAAGTAA
- a CDS encoding pirin family protein, whose amino-acid sequence MENIVIHKAETRGNANHGWLNAYHSFSFAAYYDSERIQFGALRVLNDDTIAAGMGFGTHPHDNMEIITIPLEGDLAHKDSMGNTEIIKHGDIQVMSAGTGIQHSEFNPNADKQTKLLQIWLFPNKRNVTPRYQQISLNTEDRHNKLQQVLSPNPDDDGVWIHQDAWFHMGNFDAGTASEYSIKKEGNGLYAFVLKGNVTINGQELNTRDAIGITDFKTVAIKANTDAEFLLMEIPMNY is encoded by the coding sequence ATGGAAAATATAGTAATTCACAAAGCAGAAACAAGAGGAAATGCAAATCACGGCTGGTTAAATGCTTATCACAGTTTTAGTTTCGCAGCTTATTATGATTCTGAGCGCATACAATTTGGAGCACTTCGTGTTTTAAACGATGATACTATTGCTGCAGGAATGGGATTCGGTACACACCCACACGACAATATGGAGATTATCACCATTCCACTTGAAGGTGATTTAGCACATAAAGACAGCATGGGCAATACTGAAATCATCAAGCATGGAGATATTCAGGTAATGAGTGCAGGAACTGGAATCCAGCATAGTGAGTTCAATCCAAATGCCGATAAACAAACTAAATTATTACAAATTTGGTTATTTCCAAACAAACGTAATGTTACCCCTCGTTACCAACAAATTTCTTTAAACACTGAAGACAGACACAATAAGTTACAACAAGTTCTATCTCCAAATCCAGATGATGATGGAGTTTGGATCCATCAAGACGCATGGTTTCACATGGGGAATTTTGATGCAGGAACCGCGTCAGAATATTCTATTAAGAAAGAAGGAAACGGTTTATATGCCTTTGTTCTAAAAGGAAACGTAACTATAAATGGTCAAGAATTAAACACACGTGATGCTATTGGAATTACAGATTTCAAAACTGTAGCTATTAAAGCAAATACTGATGCTGAATTTCTTTTAATGGAAATTCCAATGAATTATTAA
- a CDS encoding helix-turn-helix domain-containing protein yields the protein MDIEKDYIKLIFGLKLKQVRTLKNLSLFGLAKLTNLSKSYLNEIEKGKKYPKTDKILLLCEKLDISYDQMVSLKLDNNLAPIGEILKSGILKEIPLELFGIHENDLIDIIANAPAKVNAFISTIIEIAQHYNLSRESFFLASLRSYQEAHINYFEDLENKVIAFSKSFQINLENQISTLELSAILKEEYGYTIKELLFKDQEALGDLRSIYVPKSKTLLLSKEIDDPQRAFILAKEIAYNYLEITDRLLTFSWIKFDNFDQVLHNFYASYFAGALLLPRKLLIDDINLFLTKENPRPEEFVALIEKFNVSPESFYQRLTNLLPKDFHLKNLFFLRMSHQIGSGTYQIKKELHITNQQEPHANEMNEHYCRRWVSIKTIDEAIKQKKAHFFDAQISSYENSGNEYLVFSSATKDPFVENCMRSISVGILITPAMKKKFKFIDAKPIVKQIVGVTCETCAVKNCLERASPPKQLESKKRHENTDLVVQQYIAKYS from the coding sequence ATGGATATCGAAAAAGACTACATCAAGCTTATTTTTGGGCTAAAACTCAAGCAGGTCCGAACCCTAAAAAACCTTTCGTTATTTGGCTTAGCCAAACTCACGAACCTTTCTAAATCCTATTTGAACGAAATAGAAAAAGGTAAAAAATACCCTAAGACTGATAAGATTTTACTCTTGTGCGAAAAACTTGACATTAGTTACGATCAAATGGTTTCTTTAAAGCTGGATAATAACTTAGCCCCGATAGGTGAAATTTTAAAATCTGGAATTCTTAAAGAAATTCCCTTAGAACTTTTTGGTATTCATGAGAACGATCTAATTGATATTATTGCTAATGCCCCTGCAAAGGTCAATGCCTTTATTAGTACCATAATCGAAATTGCCCAACATTACAATTTAAGTCGAGAGAGTTTCTTCTTGGCATCATTACGTTCCTACCAAGAAGCACATATCAATTACTTCGAAGATTTAGAAAATAAAGTAATTGCTTTCTCTAAATCATTTCAGATTAATCTGGAAAATCAAATCTCGACGCTTGAATTAAGCGCCATTCTGAAAGAGGAATATGGATACACTATTAAAGAACTTCTTTTTAAAGATCAAGAAGCTTTAGGTGATTTGCGTTCTATTTATGTTCCAAAAAGCAAAACATTATTGCTCTCTAAAGAAATAGACGATCCACAAAGGGCTTTTATATTAGCCAAAGAAATAGCATACAACTACTTAGAAATAACAGATCGCTTACTAACATTTAGCTGGATAAAGTTTGATAATTTTGATCAGGTCTTGCATAATTTCTATGCTTCCTATTTTGCCGGAGCACTATTATTACCTAGAAAACTATTAATTGACGATATCAATCTTTTCTTAACCAAAGAAAACCCAAGACCGGAAGAGTTTGTTGCATTAATCGAAAAATTTAATGTTTCTCCTGAATCTTTCTATCAGAGATTAACCAATCTTTTACCGAAAGATTTCCATCTAAAAAACTTGTTTTTCCTGAGAATGTCACACCAAATTGGCTCTGGCACGTATCAAATAAAAAAAGAGCTTCACATTACCAATCAACAGGAACCGCATGCTAATGAAATGAATGAGCATTATTGCCGTCGTTGGGTATCTATTAAAACTATAGATGAAGCCATCAAGCAAAAGAAAGCCCATTTTTTTGATGCTCAAATTTCAAGTTACGAAAATAGCGGAAACGAATATTTAGTTTTTTCATCAGCTACCAAAGATCCTTTTGTAGAAAATTGCATGCGAAGTATTTCGGTTGGAATTTTAATTACTCCAGCTATGAAAAAGAAATTCAAATTCATAGATGCAAAACCAATTGTAAAACAAATCGTTGGTGTTACCTGCGAAACTTGCGCTGTTAAAAACTGCCTAGAAAGAGCTTCTCCTCCAAAACAATTAGAAAGTAAAAAACGCCACGAAAACACCGATTTAGTTGTACAACAATATATTGCGAAATATAGCTAA
- the aceB gene encoding malate synthase A yields the protein MKNQLETTESAMEFLAEKNNSYAAIWTEEAVAFITELHLKFDSQRKLLLLQREEQQSLFDKGVMPTFPAETKLVREDNWTAGAIPKDLLDRRVEITGPVDRKMIINALNSGAKTFMADFEDSTSPTWGNLMSGQVNLIDAVNKTISLTDEVKNKTYQLNENIATLIVRPRGLHLTEKHVLVEGQVVSGSLVDFGLYVFHNHKKLLENGTAPYFYIPKLEHYLEARWWNNVIEFTQNYLRIPQGTIKVTVLIETITASFQLDEIIFELKNHIVGLNCGRWDYIFSYIKKFHKHPSFLVPDRDQVNMTSPFMKAYSSLVIQRCHKRGIHAIGGMAAQIPIKNNDEANAIAFAKVKADKEREVSNGHDGTWVAHPDLVSLAREVFDAGMPTPNQIHVVRPHLTITEQDLLQVPKGTITEEGVRKNINVGVLYLASWLNGQGAAAIHNLMEDAATAEISRSQLWQWLYNKVVLDNGKQLNLAYYHELALDEFRKIKKELGEENYEKRWFPLAEKVLERLVVTLDFVNFLTIPCYKYL from the coding sequence ATGAAAAATCAATTAGAAACTACAGAGTCGGCAATGGAATTTTTAGCCGAAAAAAACAATTCTTATGCTGCTATTTGGACAGAAGAAGCGGTTGCATTTATCACAGAACTGCACCTAAAATTTGATTCTCAACGAAAATTATTGTTGTTACAAAGAGAGGAACAACAAAGTTTATTTGATAAAGGAGTCATGCCAACTTTTCCAGCTGAAACAAAATTAGTCAGAGAAGATAATTGGACTGCTGGAGCTATTCCGAAAGATTTATTAGACAGAAGAGTGGAGATTACAGGGCCAGTTGATAGAAAAATGATTATCAACGCTTTGAATTCTGGAGCTAAAACTTTTATGGCCGATTTTGAAGATAGTACTTCTCCAACATGGGGAAATCTAATGAGTGGACAAGTAAACTTAATTGATGCAGTAAATAAAACAATCAGCTTAACAGATGAGGTGAAAAATAAGACCTATCAGTTAAATGAAAACATAGCGACTTTAATTGTTCGCCCTAGAGGATTGCATCTAACAGAAAAACATGTTCTGGTAGAAGGTCAGGTAGTTTCAGGATCATTGGTGGATTTTGGTTTGTATGTTTTTCACAATCATAAAAAATTACTTGAAAACGGAACAGCACCTTATTTCTATATTCCAAAATTAGAGCATTATCTAGAAGCACGTTGGTGGAACAACGTAATTGAGTTTACTCAAAACTATCTAAGAATTCCGCAAGGAACTATTAAGGTAACCGTGCTTATCGAAACAATAACTGCAAGTTTTCAGTTGGATGAAATTATATTCGAATTAAAAAATCATATAGTTGGACTGAATTGCGGTAGATGGGATTATATATTTTCATACATAAAAAAATTCCACAAGCATCCATCATTTTTGGTTCCAGACAGAGATCAAGTAAATATGACTTCGCCTTTTATGAAAGCTTATTCAAGCTTGGTAATTCAGAGATGTCATAAAAGAGGAATCCATGCAATTGGAGGAATGGCAGCTCAAATTCCGATTAAGAATAATGATGAAGCCAATGCGATTGCTTTTGCAAAAGTAAAAGCTGATAAAGAGCGTGAAGTAAGCAATGGACATGACGGAACTTGGGTGGCGCATCCAGATTTGGTTTCATTAGCAAGAGAAGTATTTGATGCAGGAATGCCAACACCAAATCAGATTCATGTAGTAAGACCACATCTTACAATTACAGAGCAAGATTTACTTCAAGTGCCAAAGGGTACTATAACAGAAGAAGGAGTTCGAAAAAATATTAATGTAGGTGTTTTGTATTTGGCTTCTTGGCTTAACGGGCAAGGTGCAGCAGCTATACATAATTTAATGGAAGATGCAGCAACGGCAGAGATTTCGAGATCGCAATTGTGGCAATGGTTATATAATAAAGTGGTTTTGGATAATGGCAAACAATTGAATTTGGCTTATTATCACGAATTGGCTTTGGATGAATTCAGAAAAATTAAAAAGGAATTGGGCGAAGAAAACTATGAAAAACGCTGGTTTCCTTTGGCTGAAAAAGTACTAGAAAGATTGGTCGTTACACTCGACTTTGTGAACTTTCTTACTATCCCATGTTACAAATATTTATAA
- the aceA gene encoding isocitrate lyase has translation MKTTEDRIQELIKDWLTNPRWAGVERPYTATEVVTLQGSYQIEHSIAQMGAQKLWGKLKSQDFVAGLGALTGNQAIQEVDAGLEAIYLSGWQVAADANLAGEMYPDQSLYPANSVPMVVKKINNALLRADQIQVVNGVEDKKDYLVPIVADAEAGFGGNLNAFELMKAMIEAGASGVHFEDQLSSAKKCGHLGGKVLVPTQEAINKLVAARLAADVMGTPTLIVARTDADAANLLTSDVDPRDAPFITGEKTNEGFFYVKSGIDQGIARGLSYAPYADLIWMETSNPDLVYAKKFADAMREQFPNKMLAYNCSPSFNWAAKLSVAEMETFREDLAAMGYKFQFITLAGFHALNTSMFELSKAYRERGMAGYSELQEREFALQNSGFRAVKHQAFVGTSYFDAVQNTVTIGKSTTTAMKHSTEVEQF, from the coding sequence ATGAAAACAACAGAAGACAGAATTCAAGAATTGATCAAGGATTGGCTAACAAACCCAAGATGGGCAGGAGTAGAAAGACCTTATACCGCAACCGAAGTGGTTACATTACAAGGGTCTTATCAAATAGAACATTCTATTGCTCAAATGGGTGCTCAAAAATTATGGGGAAAACTTAAAAGTCAAGATTTTGTAGCTGGGTTGGGTGCCTTGACAGGTAATCAAGCAATACAAGAAGTTGATGCAGGTTTAGAAGCTATTTACCTTAGTGGATGGCAAGTCGCTGCAGATGCAAATTTGGCTGGCGAAATGTATCCTGATCAATCTCTTTATCCTGCTAATAGTGTACCAATGGTGGTTAAGAAAATAAACAATGCTTTATTGAGAGCCGATCAAATTCAGGTTGTTAATGGAGTAGAAGATAAAAAGGATTATTTAGTGCCAATTGTTGCTGATGCTGAAGCGGGTTTTGGAGGAAATCTAAATGCTTTCGAACTGATGAAAGCAATGATAGAGGCTGGAGCTTCAGGAGTTCATTTTGAAGATCAATTGAGCTCTGCTAAAAAGTGTGGGCATTTAGGAGGGAAAGTTTTGGTACCAACACAAGAAGCTATTAATAAATTAGTAGCAGCAAGATTAGCAGCAGATGTTATGGGAACACCAACACTTATTGTAGCTAGAACAGATGCCGATGCAGCTAATTTATTAACGAGTGATGTTGATCCTAGAGATGCTCCATTTATTACAGGTGAGAAAACTAACGAAGGTTTCTTTTATGTAAAAAGTGGAATCGACCAAGGAATTGCAAGAGGCTTGAGCTACGCGCCTTATGCTGATTTAATTTGGATGGAAACAAGTAATCCAGATTTAGTATATGCTAAGAAGTTTGCTGATGCCATGCGTGAGCAATTCCCAAATAAGATGTTGGCGTACAATTGTTCTCCATCATTTAATTGGGCAGCTAAATTATCTGTTGCTGAAATGGAAACTTTTAGAGAAGATTTGGCAGCAATGGGGTATAAATTCCAATTCATTACTTTGGCAGGTTTCCATGCTTTGAACACTAGTATGTTTGAATTATCTAAAGCATACAGAGAAAGAGGAATGGCAGGATATTCTGAATTACAAGAAAGAGAATTTGCTTTGCAAAATAGTGGATTTAGAGCTGTAAAACATCAAGCGTTTGTAGGAACCTCTTATTTTGATGCGGTTCAGAATACTGTTACGATTGGTAAATCAACAACAACAGCAATGAAACATTCTACAGAAGTAGAACAATTTTAA
- a CDS encoding Crp/Fnr family transcriptional regulator → MALILENIAKHVSLTPEEQAHFLSKTETRFYKAKTILLNAGDVCKESYFINSGIIRSFNINDNIVEHVLSFSCEGWWISDMYSLITQKPGQLFIEVLEDSEVVVLSKENQEQLYFDIPKLERFFRILTENSLVANQQRLMDNLSLSAEERLEKFCAKHPTLIQKVPQKHIASFIGVTPEFFSKMKARLLKK, encoded by the coding sequence ATGGCTTTAATTCTAGAAAATATTGCCAAACACGTTTCCCTAACACCTGAAGAGCAAGCACATTTTTTATCTAAGACTGAAACCCGTTTTTATAAAGCCAAGACTATTTTATTAAATGCTGGAGATGTTTGTAAAGAATCTTATTTCATAAACTCAGGAATCATTCGAAGCTTTAATATCAATGACAATATTGTAGAGCATGTATTGAGTTTTTCGTGTGAAGGTTGGTGGATTAGTGATATGTACAGCTTAATTACACAAAAACCAGGTCAATTATTTATAGAAGTTTTGGAAGACTCCGAAGTTGTGGTTCTCTCTAAAGAAAATCAAGAACAATTGTATTTTGACATTCCAAAATTGGAACGTTTTTTTAGAATCTTAACCGAGAACTCTTTAGTTGCCAATCAACAACGCTTAATGGATAACTTGAGTTTATCTGCCGAAGAACGTTTAGAAAAATTCTGCGCAAAACACCCAACGCTTATCCAGAAAGTACCTCAAAAGCATATTGCTTCTTTCATTGGTGTTACCCCTGAATTTTTCAGTAAAATGAAAGCAAGACTTTTAAAAAAATAA
- a CDS encoding DUF6370 family protein: MKKITAVMFLFLSITINAQDKKTTEKPQVVEAACGECQFGMKGNSCDLAVRIDGKSYFVDGTKIDEHGDAHAKDGFCNAIRKASVTGKIENNRYKVTSFTLLKEK; this comes from the coding sequence ATGAAAAAAATAACAGCCGTGATGTTCCTATTTTTAAGTATCACAATAAATGCTCAAGATAAAAAAACTACCGAAAAACCTCAAGTTGTAGAAGCTGCTTGTGGAGAATGCCAATTTGGAATGAAAGGCAACAGTTGTGATTTAGCCGTTCGCATTGATGGCAAATCTTATTTTGTAGACGGAACCAAAATTGACGAACATGGAGATGCTCATGCAAAAGATGGTTTTTGCAATGCTATACGTAAAGCATCAGTTACTGGAAAAATAGAAAATAACCGATACAAAGTAACTTCGTTTACATTACTAAAAGAAAAATAA